Below is a window of Quercus robur chromosome 6, dhQueRobu3.1, whole genome shotgun sequence DNA.
ttagttcaaaaaagtCCCTACACTCCtttgtttaagtagagacaaaactaaagaataatCCGGTAAAAATGCAACTTTAACTTCTACTAAAACATTACCTAAAATATAGGACTactcttttgttaatttttaaattgctttatTCACTTATACATAACCCTACTATTGCAGTAGCTTTTATAGATTATCATTTAAAAGTACTCGCATCAGCTTCTACAAAATGGTATAAGGGGCAAATGTTGCCAAACTAGCCTTAAAATAGTTTGCATCACCCACATTGCCAAATCCGCGTATTAGGTAATCTAGGGAAAATCTTAATGAAGATTGAAAATTGAACTCAAGATGTTTAGATTTACAGTTTATTCCCAAGCCCCAACCAatagttaaattattaatttggtatttgatttattaggcaaatttcaatttaatctCTTAATTATTGATCATGTAACTTTCGAATTTAAGTCAattggttaaataagagatttaggatTCTTGTATATTATAATACatctcaaaataattatataggAGGATACAAATATAACTTGCTAGCGTGGCCCCCCCTTATCACGGTTTGGGTTTTCTTCTTTACATCGTTTGAACCTAAAAAAGCATGTTAGACTTCTCTTTGTGGCCCAATGGGCCTCAAGATACTAACAACAGACTTCGGACCCAATATGGAGCTATGAGCACAATAGCTAATTATACAagagtatataattttttcagtatataattttttcagAAATTAGTTAGGACTGTTTTAATCACACCACTTTTGCCCATTACTTATAAACCAATGTACACTACTATGCAagcttaaggaaaaaaaaatacactattttctttatatatatggtATAATTTAGAGAATTCTTcatatcttatatttttatttttattttttaaaatgtaaaagttaATTATATAAGAGTAtataaatttttctcaaattaaaTGTCATATACTCAATAATTTATATGCCATGTAAAAGTCttctttaataatttgataaaaattttcattgtgaAAAGAGGAATGAGagtttatagatttttttatttatacaaaataCTTACGCTGAATTTATAActattattgtaaaaaaaaaaaaaaagaacatgtagTTAACTCTTTATTAAACTTTTAACATACACGTAGGTTATCAAAtgaaacattattttattaaatgagaCACTAATAGTTAATTTTGGTCatagaattaaataaattaactaaactaaactaaattaaaaaattaatttagtcttaaaattctctctctctctctctctccacatataaatataaatcatatttaagggttaaaatttaatttgtttaggtattgcctataaatatatatagttaagctaacaaaaatataaatatttaaatatttgagggggttaaatgttatatatcctaaagtaaaaatatttttttgctaattatCCTAAAGTAAATATAACTATACTGCagggaataaaataatatttaaatgatgGCCCATGGCTCCTATGATATTTATTCACTGCCAATACTagtaaactctctctctctctctctctctctctctctctctctctctaacatcGAACTCTTTCCACGATGTTTCTTAAAGGGAATTTTGATTGTGGTGTGTCTCAGTTAGTCACATCTTGAACTACACAGATCAACTACTTCCACTCATTATTGTACTTCCAAATTAAGACCCAACAATACCCAACAAAAGAAATGACCCCCCCACtgcttggttttttttattcaattttctcaCATTTCAGCTTGTTAAAGCACAACATTCTAATGGTCCAAGTTGTTTGCACTCTTCTCCAATTACTTTCCATGTTATAGACTCAGACTCAGGCTCAGACTCACTAGCTAAGGCCAAAACCCAATCCCTTTCCATCAAGTTTGACACCAATATTAGCTGGATATCAGAACATTAACCCATAGGTCCACATAGATTTATGTGCTATTTAGAGATCTTATCTTCATGCTTTTGCTTTAAGATAAGGTTTGAGAGCCTCTCCTTGCCATTCTTTTACATGGCAATTAAACATGATACGACACGCAGGAAGGCGACATACACTATCAATCTTCTTGAGATAATTGTCACTTCTATTATAAGCTTTTCTGTAGtcttttacaaattgatatatatGCCTAATGAATTATCATGTCACATTTATAACATCATGATTCCTCATTTCCACTTTATCAATATCATCCACAaaagttcctcaaaaaaaaaaaaaaaaatatatatatatatatatatatatatcatccaCAAAATtcgttcattaaaaaaaaaaaaatatatatatatatatatatatatatcatccggacaaaatgggcttctgcccttttcggacaaattaattagccttttgcccttcttctcaaactaaatagggaaatactcctcttttgaaaatcgagtttttcaaaatcgatttaagccctatagtgacgttttcaaggacctatagtgacgtttataaatatttatagtggcgttttgtaacttgatattattgcctataactcgattttatggatatcaagttataaaacgtcactataggttcttaaaatgtcactataggtccttaaaaacatcactatagggctccataatttttttttttttaaactcgattttgagaaactggattttcaaaagagagacatttccctatttagtttgagAAGAAAGgtaaaaggctaattaatttgcccaaaaagggcagaagcccattttgtcccatATCATCCACAAAATTCCATTTTCTACTAAAAACTttgtaataaaataagattACTATATAGTCATGATTTAGTGAAGCAAATTTAGAGCTCATATGATGTTCTTGATAAATTTTGATGGATTAGTATCTTGGAAAAAGTAAacgtaattttttaaatgaaagtgTTACTCAAATTCTAtcttcttttgaaagtttgagtGTCTCTTCCATTATGAGTGTGTGTGGAGGGAGTATGATTTTCCATCAAGAGTGACAATTATCAGTGAGATGGTGTCATTTCTTATACTCCCATCATACCAAAGAAAATCTTGATTATTGGAGTATTCGAATGAAAGCATTACTGATATCCCAAAATTAATAGGAGTTGTTGGAGAAATGTTATGTCAAGCCACAAGATAAAGTATATCTAACTTAAAATCAAACCAGAAGTATGTCTTGTAAGAAAAATAGTATGAAGGGAATAAGAAATTGACTCCTAATGTGTCCACTTGAACATGATATTAAAGTGGTGAGAATTTTTGAGTCCCACATAAGAAATGATAGAgaatatgagtttatatgctCATGGGTTAGACATTGGGTTGGGTTTTAGGCATGTGTGGACTAGGTCTTCTtgtctaaataataataataatatattttattattttatttttgagtcaGTAAGCCTGTATACAAtagttatttttgaaatagTGTATCTGTTTAGTAACGTATATATGCATAGTTCCTCATTCATGAAAAACAACTTTTGAGAAACATCCCagagagaatatttttgtgCATTCATTTgagttaaagagagagaaagagacagagtACTTCGCAGAGCACGGATCTTGTGTGTTTCTTCTTTGTGCTGTAGATAATTTTATCTTAGGAGGTAGACGTTTGTGAGTCTCAATGTACCACAGATTGTGAGTGGTGAAATTTGCTTTAAGAAGATTTTGTCAAACACAAGACTTGATCTGAATcattcatttttcatgcatttgatctgtgagtttttaattatttgcagatttcttcttatatatatagcatatttttattgtttttgcctATTACATCTATTTGTATTATTGCTTATAATTATATCTATATGTAGTTCCTTTTTGCAtaatcacaaaagtaaattgttgaaatatattcAACATGTCTTACAAAAGTTTTGAAAGAAATTATCTAAGAAATTCTTACATTGATCTATTGTcaaaaaagaatggaaattgCCAAACAAGACCTAACACTAGCTCTTACAAAGACCCTGAATTTTCACGGTCGAAGTAATTAAGAACATTGAAatgaaatataattattttaaagaaatttttttttaaaaagaaagtaaaagttGAGTTCGTAAGGTCATATGCTTAGATTATAGATATACGCAAGTACAACACACCTCAAAAACTATGAGACATGCTTGGAATGACAAATAAATCAAGCTTAAGTGTTTAAGAaataaacatcttttttttttttttttaaatgaagttttATTTATAAGATGAGTTAGTACTTAGAATTTGGAATTACATAAAGTAAATATGAGAAGTTTATAACACTTAATTGATGAGGTtatctcagcaaaaaaaaaaatttatcgaTGAGGTTATAGTTGCATCATGCATACATGTgaagtatatataaaatatatataactcatGCATGCAATCATCCCATTAATGTACAAAATAattcccttcttcttcttattctacTTTTATCTCCTTTTGAAAATGAATTCAAAGCGTCTCTTTCATTGTATAAATGTGTGTGTGAGACTTGACGCTAAGGGGGGGTGTGAGGCACGCAAGCTAGCTTTCAACACAGTACTCCTAATAAGGTCTCAGAAAGGCACCTTTTAATTTCTGTCATTGCTTTAAGGAAAAAGACAATGCTATCCAGAAAAGGATAATGAATTGTGGGGCATGTCACCCTTGAAGATAAGATTCAGGTGATGTACTTTGAAACTGCCTTAACGTTTAACAAAGGTCGACAATTGTCAATGGCCGGCATGATTTAAGTTTGAGTTCAGATAGGGAAAGATCACGTGGCATGCATGCAATATGAAGGCACAATGGGACCCTAACTATGACGTGTTCTTGAAGTGTGTACTTGTATGTCCAATCTCATGACTTGTAGAATCCTATGCCACATCGGATTTTTTGATCTCAATAAATTCAGACCTTGTCTTAGAAAGGCTTAGTGCGATATCAGAGACTAATGGAAAACATGGGCAAGAGATTTGCCAAGTGGAAGAGAATGGTGAGACAGCAAAAGGGGAAGCTCTATATAATGAGGGTTTGCATCTCTATGCTTCTTGGTTGGCACAAATACTCCAAGGCAACGTACATGGGTTCTAATTAAGGAGCATTCAGCTTtggtttagtttagtttagtttttctAGTATGTGATGAGTTTAGTTTGCTGTATTTTTGTTGCTAAGATATATTTGTACATTCTCTCTATAATACAAATGAAATGTTCACCATAATTATTACATGAATGAATACAATCCATTCCTTGCATTTAGATTTTAGTGTGTTGTTTAGTGCATGCATGTCCAGATGTATTGGGTTTCTACTTCCTTCTAGaattagaagttttttttttttttttttgtgtggatatcTTCCTTCTAGAagtcattattattatataccCTTTGTTTTCATTCTAATAATATTGCTTAATTTatccaagaaaaaatatatttatcatCCATCCGTGTTTCCATGCCTATCCACGCTCAAGTTTGCTATTAAGctgctttctttatttttacaCTACTAATTGGCCTACAGATGAATGCAATATTAAATTTTCATCATATAAACTTGGATGTttctggccaaaaaaaaaaaccttggatGTTTGGTGAAATTCTGATTAATTGCAAGTTTCAAATCTAAACTAATTGGCATAGATGTTTGGTGAAATTCTGATTAATTACAAGTTTCAAACCTTAGATTTTCCTGAcataatttttgtctttttttgcaATTCAtgtcattttttcatttttgcaggtactattgaaattttttttgactttttctaacaattttttttttttttttttgtcttttctgcaATTAACCAGCACCAGGCGTTGTTggttaacattatttttttatttttaattttttaatgacagaAAGGGAAAAAGAGGTTTTAATTTGGAGGGGGATGGTTTTATTTAAGCCTTTAGAGAACGATTAATTGACTTGATTAGAATTCAAATATATGAGTCTCCTTGGCTTTATCAATCGAGTGAGAGAAAAACTGAACAAGTATAGTGTTATCCATGTTCACAGGACATAACCATAGCCATCAATCTCCAATAATATCTCCTTTGTGTGGGTTTTAGTTTACTTCATAAAGTGAAGACCCACCCCTCACATGAAACTAGGTTTACTGTGATTGATGGTAaggcttttgtttttctttccaaaGAGCTCATGATGATTCACCACCTCACTTATTGAAGATGACTCGAAATGAGTGTACGCACAAAAAATATGTACATGTGCAGTTCAATTTTCGTcccaaaaaaagatataaaactctatatataCATGTGCAATGCAACAAAGATATTCTATGGAGTTCTAAAGACTTAGAGAGTTGTATCAGCAAATGAGAAACCTCGCACATTAATTATGTtacccttttgtttttgttatctaGCTCTTGATGTAACACATTCATAACACCCCACTTAGCACGCATCCAAACCCATCCGGGAATTCGGGCGGCATTGGTTTATTTTGCTGTACATCTGAACACATCTGAACACATTTGGACAAATAAAGCCTTATAGAGACAGTGTCAGAGATGGAAACTTCAGGATAACTTATTACAAGTCCTTTTCCAGTTGAATTGGCAGGAGACAAGCTAATGGGCCTACCTTGTTATCTTTGTTTAAATGGGACCCTGATATGTTTACCCAATTAGGGGCCAACACTTGTTACCATCTCTGACCTTTCTTCTTAGCCCCCTTTCTTTATAAGCCTATGCTTTCATAGGCTTTTTAGATCAACAAAAATTTCAGCACCACCACCATATACCATTACTGTTTTGTACATGATCATGG
It encodes the following:
- the LOC126689756 gene encoding small polypeptide DEVIL 5-like, whose product is MENMGKRFAKWKRMVRQQKGKLYIMRVCISMLLGWHKYSKATYMGSN